The sequence GTCTCAAGGCGGCCGCGCGACCGGCTAGGCCGTCCTTGTCCCGGCGGCCGTCTCCAGGCCGAGCTCGGCCACCGACGCCTCGCGCATCTTGAACTTCTGCACCTTGCCGGTGACGGTCATGGGGAACTCTTCCACGAACTTCCAGTAGCGGGGGATCTTGAAGCTGGCGATCCGCCCCCGGCACCACTCGCGCAGCTCCTCGCCGCTGACCTCCTGGCC comes from Actinomycetota bacterium and encodes:
- a CDS encoding AMP-binding protein codes for the protein GQEVSGEELREWCRGRIASFKIPRYWKFVEEFPMTVTGKVQKFKMREASVAELGLETAAGTRTA